One Desmodus rotundus isolate HL8 chromosome 4, HLdesRot8A.1, whole genome shotgun sequence DNA segment encodes these proteins:
- the SEC61A2 gene encoding protein transport protein Sec61 subunit alpha isoform X2, with protein MGIKFLEVIKPFCAVLPEIQKPERKIQFREKVLWTAITLFIFLVCCQIPLFGIMSSDSADPFYWMRVILASNRGTLMELGISPIVTSGLIMQLLAGAKIIEVGDTPKDRALFNGAQKLFGMIITIGQAIVYVMTGMYGDPAEMGAGICLLIIIQLFVAGLIVLLLDELLQKGYGLGSGISLFIATNICETIVWKAFSPTTINTGRGTEFEGAVIALFHLLATRTDKVRALREAFYRQNLPNLMNLIATVFVFAVVIYFQGFRVDLPIKSARYRGQYSSYPIKLFYTSNIPIILQSALVSNLYVISQMLSVRFSGNFLVNILGQWADVSGGGPARSYPVGGLCYFLSPPESMGAIFEDPVHVVVYVIFMLGSCAFFSKTWIEVSGSSAKDVAKQLKEQQMVMRGHRDTSMVHELNRLSSRESTVCFIGVNSFLMA; from the exons ATGGGCA tcAAATTTTTAGAAGTTATCAAACCTTTCTGTGCAGTTCTACCAGAAATACAGAAACCTGAAAGAAAA ATCCAATTTAGAGAGAAGGTACTGTGGACTGCTATAACGCTCTTCATTTTCTTAGTATGTTGTCAG ATACCACTATTTGGAATCATGTCATCAGATTCTGCAGATCCTTTTTACTGGATGAGAGTTATTCTTGCATCCAACAGAG GCACTTTGATGGAACTGGGTATCTCCCCAATTGTAACATCTGGTTTGATTATGCAGTTGTTAGCTGGAGCCAAAATCATTGAAGTTGGAGATACACCCAAAGATAGAGCTTTATTTAATGGAGCCCAGAAAT TGTTTGGTATGATCATTACCATTGGGCAAGCCATTGTGTACGTCATGACGGGCATGTACGGGGACCCTGCTGAAATGGGGGCCGGAATCTGCCTCCTTATCATTATTCAG TTGTTTGTTGCTGGTTTGATTGTGCTGCTGTTAGATGAGCTGCTACAGAAAGGTTACGGCCTGGGGTCTGGTATTTCCCTCTTTATTGCCACCAACATCTGTGAAACCATTGTCTGGAAGGCCTTTAGCCCCACTACTATTAACACTGGCAGAG GTACTGAGTTTGAGGGTGCAGTCATAGCTCTCTTTCATTTACTGGCCACCAGGACCGACAAAGTCCGAGCTTTAAGGGAGGCTTTCTACCGTCAGAACTTACCCAATCTCATGAACCTCATTGCTACCGTTTTTGTGTTCGCTGTTGTTATATATTTTCAG GGATTTCGTGTTGACTTGCCCATCAAGTCGGCCCGGTATCGAGGACAGTACAGCAGCTATCCCATCAAGCTTTTCTACACCTCGAACATCCCCATTATTCTTCAGTCGGCCTTGGTGTCAAACCTCTACGTCATTTCCCAGATGCTGTCTGTTCGATTCAGTGGCAACTTTTTAGTAAATATACTAGGACAGTGGGCA GATGTCAGTGGGGGAGGACCTGCTCGCTCTTACCCAGTGGGAGGCCTTTGttactttctttctcctcccgAGTCCATGGGTGCCATATTTGAGGATCCCGTCCACGTGGTGGTTTATGTCATCTTCATGCTGGGGTCATGCGCATTCTTCTCTAAGACGTGGATAGAGGTGTCTGGTTCCTCAGCCAAAGAT GTAGCTAAACAGCTTAAAGAACAGCAGATGGTAATGAGGGGCCACAGAGATACCTCTATGGTCCATGAGCTTAATAG
- the SEC61A2 gene encoding protein transport protein Sec61 subunit alpha isoform X3 yields MGIKFLEVIKPFCAVLPEIQKPERKIQFREKVLWTAITLFIFLVCCQIPLFGIMSSDSADPFYWMRVILASNRGTLMELGISPIVTSGLIMQLLAGAKIIEVGDTPKDRALFNGAQKLFGMIITIGQAIVYVMTGMYGDPAEMGAGICLLIIIQLFVAGLIVLLLDELLQKGYGLGSGISLFIATNICETIVWKAFSPTTINTGRGTEFEGAVIALFHLLATRTDKVRALREAFYRQNLPNLMNLIATVFVFAVVIYFQGFRVDLPIKSARYRGQYSSYPIKLFYTSNIPIILQSALVSNLYVISQMLSVRFSGNFLVNILGQWADVSGGGPARSYPVGGLCYFLSPPESMGAIFEDPVHVVVYVIFMLGSCAFFSKTWIEVSGSSAKDVAKQLKEQQMVMRGHRDTSMVHELNRGGEVHVKTVPIYNYESPQ; encoded by the exons ATGGGCA tcAAATTTTTAGAAGTTATCAAACCTTTCTGTGCAGTTCTACCAGAAATACAGAAACCTGAAAGAAAA ATCCAATTTAGAGAGAAGGTACTGTGGACTGCTATAACGCTCTTCATTTTCTTAGTATGTTGTCAG ATACCACTATTTGGAATCATGTCATCAGATTCTGCAGATCCTTTTTACTGGATGAGAGTTATTCTTGCATCCAACAGAG GCACTTTGATGGAACTGGGTATCTCCCCAATTGTAACATCTGGTTTGATTATGCAGTTGTTAGCTGGAGCCAAAATCATTGAAGTTGGAGATACACCCAAAGATAGAGCTTTATTTAATGGAGCCCAGAAAT TGTTTGGTATGATCATTACCATTGGGCAAGCCATTGTGTACGTCATGACGGGCATGTACGGGGACCCTGCTGAAATGGGGGCCGGAATCTGCCTCCTTATCATTATTCAG TTGTTTGTTGCTGGTTTGATTGTGCTGCTGTTAGATGAGCTGCTACAGAAAGGTTACGGCCTGGGGTCTGGTATTTCCCTCTTTATTGCCACCAACATCTGTGAAACCATTGTCTGGAAGGCCTTTAGCCCCACTACTATTAACACTGGCAGAG GTACTGAGTTTGAGGGTGCAGTCATAGCTCTCTTTCATTTACTGGCCACCAGGACCGACAAAGTCCGAGCTTTAAGGGAGGCTTTCTACCGTCAGAACTTACCCAATCTCATGAACCTCATTGCTACCGTTTTTGTGTTCGCTGTTGTTATATATTTTCAG GGATTTCGTGTTGACTTGCCCATCAAGTCGGCCCGGTATCGAGGACAGTACAGCAGCTATCCCATCAAGCTTTTCTACACCTCGAACATCCCCATTATTCTTCAGTCGGCCTTGGTGTCAAACCTCTACGTCATTTCCCAGATGCTGTCTGTTCGATTCAGTGGCAACTTTTTAGTAAATATACTAGGACAGTGGGCA GATGTCAGTGGGGGAGGACCTGCTCGCTCTTACCCAGTGGGAGGCCTTTGttactttctttctcctcccgAGTCCATGGGTGCCATATTTGAGGATCCCGTCCACGTGGTGGTTTATGTCATCTTCATGCTGGGGTCATGCGCATTCTTCTCTAAGACGTGGATAGAGGTGTCTGGTTCCTCAGCCAAAGAT GTAGCTAAACAGCTTAAAGAACAGCAGATGGTAATGAGGGGCCACAGAGATACCTCTATGGTCCATGAGCTTAATAG
- the SEC61A2 gene encoding protein transport protein Sec61 subunit alpha isoform X4: MSSDSADPFYWMRVILASNRGTLMELGISPIVTSGLIMQLLAGAKIIEVGDTPKDRALFNGAQKLFGMIITIGQAIVYVMTGMYGDPAEMGAGICLLIIIQLFVAGLIVLLLDELLQKGYGLGSGISLFIATNICETIVWKAFSPTTINTGRGTEFEGAVIALFHLLATRTDKVRALREAFYRQNLPNLMNLIATVFVFAVVIYFQGFRVDLPIKSARYRGQYSSYPIKLFYTSNIPIILQSALVSNLYVISQMLSVRFSGNFLVNILGQWADVSGGGPARSYPVGGLCYFLSPPESMGAIFEDPVHVVVYVIFMLGSCAFFSKTWIEVSGSSAKDVAKQLKEQQMVMRGHRDTSMVHELNRYIPTAAAFGGLCIGALSVLADFLGAIGSGTGILLAVTIIYQYFEIFVKEQAEVGGMGALFF; the protein is encoded by the exons ATGTCATCAGATTCTGCAGATCCTTTTTACTGGATGAGAGTTATTCTTGCATCCAACAGAG GCACTTTGATGGAACTGGGTATCTCCCCAATTGTAACATCTGGTTTGATTATGCAGTTGTTAGCTGGAGCCAAAATCATTGAAGTTGGAGATACACCCAAAGATAGAGCTTTATTTAATGGAGCCCAGAAAT TGTTTGGTATGATCATTACCATTGGGCAAGCCATTGTGTACGTCATGACGGGCATGTACGGGGACCCTGCTGAAATGGGGGCCGGAATCTGCCTCCTTATCATTATTCAG TTGTTTGTTGCTGGTTTGATTGTGCTGCTGTTAGATGAGCTGCTACAGAAAGGTTACGGCCTGGGGTCTGGTATTTCCCTCTTTATTGCCACCAACATCTGTGAAACCATTGTCTGGAAGGCCTTTAGCCCCACTACTATTAACACTGGCAGAG GTACTGAGTTTGAGGGTGCAGTCATAGCTCTCTTTCATTTACTGGCCACCAGGACCGACAAAGTCCGAGCTTTAAGGGAGGCTTTCTACCGTCAGAACTTACCCAATCTCATGAACCTCATTGCTACCGTTTTTGTGTTCGCTGTTGTTATATATTTTCAG GGATTTCGTGTTGACTTGCCCATCAAGTCGGCCCGGTATCGAGGACAGTACAGCAGCTATCCCATCAAGCTTTTCTACACCTCGAACATCCCCATTATTCTTCAGTCGGCCTTGGTGTCAAACCTCTACGTCATTTCCCAGATGCTGTCTGTTCGATTCAGTGGCAACTTTTTAGTAAATATACTAGGACAGTGGGCA GATGTCAGTGGGGGAGGACCTGCTCGCTCTTACCCAGTGGGAGGCCTTTGttactttctttctcctcccgAGTCCATGGGTGCCATATTTGAGGATCCCGTCCACGTGGTGGTTTATGTCATCTTCATGCTGGGGTCATGCGCATTCTTCTCTAAGACGTGGATAGAGGTGTCTGGTTCCTCAGCCAAAGAT GTAGCTAAACAGCTTAAAGAACAGCAGATGGTAATGAGGGGCCACAGAGATACCTCTATGGTCCATGAGCTTAATAG GTATATCCCCACGGCAGCTGCGTTCGGCGGTTTGTGCATTGGCGCCCTGTCAGTGTTGGCTGACTTCCTCGGGGCCATTGGCTCCGGCACTGGAATTCTGCTTGCAGTCACTATTATCTAtcagtattttgaaatatttgttaaggAACAGGCTGAAGTAGGTGGGATGGgtgctttgtttttctaa
- the SEC61A2 gene encoding protein transport protein Sec61 subunit alpha isoform X1, whose translation MGIKFLEVIKPFCAVLPEIQKPERKIQFREKVLWTAITLFIFLVCCQIPLFGIMSSDSADPFYWMRVILASNRGTLMELGISPIVTSGLIMQLLAGAKIIEVGDTPKDRALFNGAQKLFGMIITIGQAIVYVMTGMYGDPAEMGAGICLLIIIQLFVAGLIVLLLDELLQKGYGLGSGISLFIATNICETIVWKAFSPTTINTGRGTEFEGAVIALFHLLATRTDKVRALREAFYRQNLPNLMNLIATVFVFAVVIYFQGFRVDLPIKSARYRGQYSSYPIKLFYTSNIPIILQSALVSNLYVISQMLSVRFSGNFLVNILGQWADVSGGGPARSYPVGGLCYFLSPPESMGAIFEDPVHVVVYVIFMLGSCAFFSKTWIEVSGSSAKDVAKQLKEQQMVMRGHRDTSMVHELNRYIPTAAAFGGLCIGALSVLADFLGAIGSGTGILLAVTIIYQYFEIFVKEQAEVGGMGALFF comes from the exons ATGGGCA tcAAATTTTTAGAAGTTATCAAACCTTTCTGTGCAGTTCTACCAGAAATACAGAAACCTGAAAGAAAA ATCCAATTTAGAGAGAAGGTACTGTGGACTGCTATAACGCTCTTCATTTTCTTAGTATGTTGTCAG ATACCACTATTTGGAATCATGTCATCAGATTCTGCAGATCCTTTTTACTGGATGAGAGTTATTCTTGCATCCAACAGAG GCACTTTGATGGAACTGGGTATCTCCCCAATTGTAACATCTGGTTTGATTATGCAGTTGTTAGCTGGAGCCAAAATCATTGAAGTTGGAGATACACCCAAAGATAGAGCTTTATTTAATGGAGCCCAGAAAT TGTTTGGTATGATCATTACCATTGGGCAAGCCATTGTGTACGTCATGACGGGCATGTACGGGGACCCTGCTGAAATGGGGGCCGGAATCTGCCTCCTTATCATTATTCAG TTGTTTGTTGCTGGTTTGATTGTGCTGCTGTTAGATGAGCTGCTACAGAAAGGTTACGGCCTGGGGTCTGGTATTTCCCTCTTTATTGCCACCAACATCTGTGAAACCATTGTCTGGAAGGCCTTTAGCCCCACTACTATTAACACTGGCAGAG GTACTGAGTTTGAGGGTGCAGTCATAGCTCTCTTTCATTTACTGGCCACCAGGACCGACAAAGTCCGAGCTTTAAGGGAGGCTTTCTACCGTCAGAACTTACCCAATCTCATGAACCTCATTGCTACCGTTTTTGTGTTCGCTGTTGTTATATATTTTCAG GGATTTCGTGTTGACTTGCCCATCAAGTCGGCCCGGTATCGAGGACAGTACAGCAGCTATCCCATCAAGCTTTTCTACACCTCGAACATCCCCATTATTCTTCAGTCGGCCTTGGTGTCAAACCTCTACGTCATTTCCCAGATGCTGTCTGTTCGATTCAGTGGCAACTTTTTAGTAAATATACTAGGACAGTGGGCA GATGTCAGTGGGGGAGGACCTGCTCGCTCTTACCCAGTGGGAGGCCTTTGttactttctttctcctcccgAGTCCATGGGTGCCATATTTGAGGATCCCGTCCACGTGGTGGTTTATGTCATCTTCATGCTGGGGTCATGCGCATTCTTCTCTAAGACGTGGATAGAGGTGTCTGGTTCCTCAGCCAAAGAT GTAGCTAAACAGCTTAAAGAACAGCAGATGGTAATGAGGGGCCACAGAGATACCTCTATGGTCCATGAGCTTAATAG GTATATCCCCACGGCAGCTGCGTTCGGCGGTTTGTGCATTGGCGCCCTGTCAGTGTTGGCTGACTTCCTCGGGGCCATTGGCTCCGGCACTGGAATTCTGCTTGCAGTCACTATTATCTAtcagtattttgaaatatttgttaaggAACAGGCTGAAGTAGGTGGGATGGgtgctttgtttttctaa